The proteins below come from a single Kitasatospora sp. NBC_00315 genomic window:
- a CDS encoding nuclear transport factor 2 family protein — protein sequence MSDLQQLAERYIATWNETDPAARRKLVDELWSEQGEYTDPLMAVVGREAISTAIGAAQAQFPGLAFTLGAVDAHHHLARFTWGLGPAGGEALIIGFDVLVAGEDGLVESVLGFLDRVPA from the coding sequence GTGAGCGACCTCCAGCAGCTGGCCGAGCGCTACATCGCCACCTGGAACGAGACCGACCCGGCCGCCCGCCGCAAGCTCGTGGACGAGCTGTGGAGCGAGCAGGGGGAGTACACCGACCCGCTGATGGCCGTGGTCGGCCGGGAGGCGATCTCCACCGCGATCGGCGCCGCGCAGGCCCAGTTCCCGGGCCTGGCGTTCACCCTCGGCGCGGTGGACGCCCACCACCACCTGGCCCGGTTCACCTGGGGCCTCGGACCGGCCGGCGGCGAGGCGCTGATCATCGGCTTCGACGTACTGGTCGCGGGCGAGGACGGCCTGGTCGAGTCGGTGCTCGGCTTCCTGGACCGCGTACCCGCCTGA
- a CDS encoding GlxA family transcriptional regulator — MTTRTVLIVLFEGVQSLDVTGPLEVFAGAGAGRPDGYRVRTAGLGGGVVRTGSGLRLLPDEDLGLAAPPHTLLVPGGEGTADPDPAIVRRIAELAGGAQRVVSVCTGAFLLAEAGLLAGRRATTHWAYCETLARRFPDTEVDPEPVFVRDGRIATSAGVTAGIDLALALVEEDHGREAALLVARHLVMYLRRPGGQAQFSVQLAAQVAERLPLREVQRWIAEHPGADLSVDALAARASLSPRQFARAFSAEVGVSPGRYVDRARLEAARRRLEDGTGGVEEIARACGYGTAESMRRAFVRTLAVPPVEYRRRFRST; from the coding sequence ATGACGACCCGCACCGTGCTGATCGTCCTCTTCGAGGGCGTGCAGAGCCTCGACGTGACCGGCCCGCTGGAGGTGTTCGCCGGCGCCGGCGCCGGGCGCCCGGACGGCTACCGGGTGCGGACGGCCGGTCTCGGCGGCGGCGTGGTGCGTACCGGAAGCGGGCTGCGGCTGCTGCCGGACGAGGACCTGGGCCTCGCCGCCCCGCCGCACACCCTGCTGGTGCCCGGAGGGGAGGGCACCGCCGACCCGGACCCGGCGATCGTGCGGCGGATCGCCGAACTGGCGGGCGGGGCGCAGCGGGTCGTCTCGGTCTGCACCGGCGCCTTCCTGCTCGCCGAGGCCGGCTTGCTGGCCGGGCGGCGGGCCACCACGCACTGGGCGTACTGCGAGACGCTCGCCCGCCGCTTTCCGGACACCGAGGTCGACCCCGAGCCGGTCTTCGTCCGGGACGGGCGGATCGCCACCTCGGCCGGGGTCACGGCGGGCATCGACCTCGCGCTGGCCCTGGTGGAGGAGGACCACGGCCGGGAGGCCGCCCTGCTGGTCGCCCGGCACCTGGTGATGTACCTGCGGCGGCCCGGCGGCCAGGCTCAGTTCAGTGTCCAGCTGGCCGCCCAGGTGGCCGAGCGACTGCCGCTGCGCGAGGTGCAGCGGTGGATCGCCGAGCATCCGGGCGCCGACCTCTCGGTGGACGCGCTGGCGGCGCGGGCGTCGCTGTCGCCGCGTCAGTTCGCCCGCGCGTTCAGCGCCGAGGTCGGCGTGAGCCCGGGTCGGTACGTCGACCGCGCCCGGTTGGAGGCCGCCCGCCGACGACTGGAGGACGGCACCGGCGGTGTCGAGGAGATCGCCAGGGCCTGCGGCTACGGCACCGCGGAGTCGATGCGGCGGGCGTTCGTCCGGACGCTCGCGGTGCCGCCGGTGGAGTACCGCCGCCGCTTCCGCTCCACCTGA
- a CDS encoding AAA family ATPase — protein MLYGREDEQAVLARLLDGARDGRSGALVLRGEPGIGKTALLEHAAAVAGSDFRVVRASGVECEAELSYAGLSLLLAPGLELLPALPGPQRRALEGAFGLADEPVPAGGRLLTGLATLGLLAELAVEKPLLCLVDDAQWLDRASAEALLLAARRLQAEGIVLLLAARDDEEAFPAAGLAQLRIAPLGDPAAAELLAAGLPPTVRRRVLAEARGNPLALTELPAALAAEPPGEGAPGVLPLTGRLRLAFHGQVTGLPAATRTLLLVAAVEETGDLATVLRAAGELGAGPGALAPAETAALVRVQGEGTLSFRHPLVRAAIVQRAPLQARLAAHRALGEALPEGDRRTWHLALAATGPDAALADALERTAERAGSRGGHGGARAAYERAARLTPDRDGATRRLVLAAEAATEEGRLEHAEALADRAGARTDDPFAHALIAHIHATADFWRGDHPAALRRLLAAAGTGIEPSHAARMLFQAFHAAWYLGEEQVGAVLERLGALRLEPGDPLAPLARHLLAGTLPLLGRPAPPLPPARETAAEARRAGAAPSDLVQVCGATLVLGRDAETFELAAELAAEARAKGYLGILPTVQFFLAEAELFHGRHRDAEVTATEALALAEDTGQRQWVSQLSALLAHLAALTGAEEGCTALAAAAQAGSGPAGAPSAGDPWAQWSLALLDLGRGRAADAADRLQRLTGGRHRHHVSATRAVPDLVEAAVRLGAPERAAEAYQRFARWADATGQPWARALSLRCQALLGPDERAESSYLAALELHRDTGRPFEQGRTALLYGEWLRRGRRRTDARPHLRAALEVFEPLAAHPWAERARTELTATGAAVPAGPGGGAPAGLTPQELQIVRLAARGLSNRDIAAQLFLSPRTVGHHLYKAYPKLGVASRGELAGLV, from the coding sequence ATGCTGTACGGCAGGGAAGACGAGCAGGCCGTCCTCGCACGCCTGCTCGACGGGGCGCGGGACGGGCGCAGCGGCGCGCTGGTGCTGCGCGGCGAGCCGGGCATCGGCAAGACCGCGCTGTTGGAGCACGCGGCGGCCGTCGCCGGCTCCGACTTCCGGGTGGTCCGGGCGAGCGGTGTCGAGTGCGAGGCCGAGCTCTCCTACGCGGGGCTCAGCCTGCTGCTCGCCCCCGGCCTGGAGCTGCTGCCGGCCCTGCCGGGCCCCCAACGCCGGGCGCTGGAAGGCGCCTTCGGGTTGGCCGACGAGCCCGTGCCGGCCGGCGGCCGACTGCTCACCGGTCTGGCCACGCTCGGGCTGCTCGCCGAACTGGCCGTCGAGAAGCCCCTGTTGTGCCTGGTGGACGACGCACAGTGGCTCGACCGGGCCTCCGCCGAAGCCCTGCTGCTGGCCGCCCGCCGGCTTCAGGCCGAGGGGATCGTCCTGCTTCTCGCGGCCCGGGACGACGAGGAGGCGTTCCCGGCGGCCGGCCTGGCACAGCTGCGGATCGCCCCGCTCGGCGATCCGGCGGCCGCCGAGCTGCTGGCGGCCGGTCTGCCGCCGACCGTCCGCCGCCGGGTGCTGGCCGAGGCCCGGGGCAACCCGCTCGCGCTGACCGAGCTGCCCGCCGCGCTGGCGGCCGAGCCACCGGGTGAGGGCGCGCCCGGTGTCCTGCCGCTCACCGGCCGGCTCCGCCTCGCCTTCCACGGGCAGGTCACCGGGCTGCCGGCCGCCACCCGGACGCTGCTGCTGGTCGCCGCCGTCGAGGAGACCGGGGATCTGGCGACCGTGCTGCGCGCCGCCGGGGAGCTGGGCGCGGGGCCCGGGGCGCTGGCGCCCGCCGAGACGGCCGCTCTGGTGCGGGTCCAGGGCGAGGGGACACTCTCCTTCCGGCATCCGCTGGTGCGGGCCGCGATCGTCCAGCGGGCGCCCCTGCAGGCGCGGTTGGCGGCGCACCGGGCCCTGGGCGAGGCCCTGCCGGAGGGCGACCGCCGGACCTGGCACCTCGCCCTGGCGGCCACCGGTCCCGACGCCGCGCTCGCCGACGCGTTGGAACGGACCGCCGAACGGGCCGGGTCCCGCGGCGGCCACGGCGGCGCCCGCGCCGCGTACGAGCGCGCCGCCCGGCTCACGCCCGACCGGGACGGCGCCACCCGCCGACTGGTCCTCGCCGCCGAGGCCGCCACCGAGGAGGGGAGGTTGGAGCACGCCGAGGCCCTGGCCGACCGCGCCGGGGCACGGACCGACGATCCCTTCGCACACGCGCTGATCGCCCACATCCACGCCACCGCCGACTTCTGGCGCGGCGACCACCCGGCCGCGCTCCGCCGGCTGCTGGCCGCCGCCGGTACGGGCATCGAGCCCTCGCACGCCGCCCGGATGCTCTTCCAGGCGTTCCACGCCGCCTGGTACCTCGGCGAGGAGCAGGTGGGCGCCGTCCTGGAGCGGCTCGGCGCGCTCCGGTTGGAGCCGGGCGACCCGCTGGCGCCGCTGGCCCGCCACCTGCTGGCCGGCACCCTCCCGCTGCTCGGCCGGCCCGCGCCGCCACTGCCCCCGGCGCGGGAGACCGCCGCCGAGGCCCGCCGGGCCGGTGCGGCGCCGAGCGACCTGGTCCAGGTCTGCGGCGCCACGCTGGTCCTCGGCCGGGACGCGGAGACCTTCGAACTCGCCGCCGAACTCGCGGCCGAGGCCCGCGCGAAGGGCTACCTGGGCATCCTGCCCACCGTCCAGTTCTTCCTGGCCGAGGCCGAGCTCTTCCACGGGCGCCACCGCGACGCCGAGGTCACCGCGACCGAGGCCCTGGCGCTCGCCGAGGACACCGGCCAGCGCCAGTGGGTCAGCCAGCTCAGCGCGCTGCTGGCCCACCTGGCCGCGCTCACGGGGGCCGAGGAAGGCTGCACCGCGCTGGCCGCCGCCGCGCAGGCCGGCTCGGGCCCCGCCGGGGCGCCCTCGGCCGGTGATCCGTGGGCGCAGTGGTCGCTGGCCCTGCTCGATCTCGGCCGGGGCCGGGCCGCCGACGCGGCCGACCGCCTCCAGCGGCTCACCGGCGGCCGCCACCGCCACCACGTGTCCGCCACCCGCGCCGTCCCCGACCTGGTCGAGGCGGCCGTCCGCCTCGGCGCCCCGGAGCGTGCCGCCGAGGCGTACCAGCGCTTCGCCCGCTGGGCCGACGCCACCGGGCAACCCTGGGCGCGGGCCCTGAGCCTGCGCTGCCAGGCCCTGCTGGGGCCGGACGAGCGGGCCGAGTCGAGCTATCTCGCCGCCCTGGAGCTGCACCGGGACACCGGCCGACCGTTCGAACAGGGCCGCACCGCACTGCTGTACGGCGAGTGGCTGCGCCGCGGGCGCCGGCGCACGGACGCCCGCCCGCACCTGCGGGCCGCCCTGGAGGTCTTCGAACCGCTCGCCGCCCACCCCTGGGCCGAGCGCGCCCGCACCGAACTCACCGCCACCGGTGCGGCCGTCCCGGCGGGCCCCGGCGGCGGCGCGCCGGCCGGTCTCACCCCGCAGGAGCTGCAGATCGTCCGGCTGGCCGCCCGGGGGCTGTCCAACCGCGACATCGCCGCCCAGCTCTTCCTGAGCCCTCGTACGGTCGGCCACCACCTCTACAAGGCGTACCCCAAGCTCGGCGTCGCCTCCCGGGGCGAGCTCGCCGGACTGGTCTGA
- a CDS encoding PLP-dependent aminotransferase family protein, giving the protein MSESSSIETLAAILRAEIARLAPGDRLPSSRDLIVRHGVGPVTVARAIALLAAEGVVVTRPGSGTYVAPRRPRPTADAPDMSWQAVALAGRDSDTGGSDGTSETLPDGVIAMAGGYLHESLQPTRALGAALARAARRPDAWHRAPTAGLAPLRAIFARLAGGAVGPEDVLVTGGAQGALSTLFRAIAPPGGPVLVESPTYPGALAAARAAGLRPVPVPVDDDGIRPDLLADAFAMTGARLMYCQPTVHNPTGAMLSPGRRRQIVDVARAAGAFLIEDDFARHLGHGAPLPRALVADDRDGTVVNLTSLTKPASPSLRIGAVIARGPVMRRLQAMRLVDDFFIARPLQEAAVELLSTPAWDRHLRTLGGALRERCATLADALAHEVPDWTLTRLPAGGLHLWLQLPSGSADSAVAAAARAHGVAVDAGARYYPAEPQGSYLRVGFAAAADLSELTAAASRLGAVAREAGRHR; this is encoded by the coding sequence ATGTCCGAGAGTAGCAGTATCGAGACGCTGGCGGCCATCCTCCGCGCCGAGATCGCCCGGCTCGCCCCCGGCGACCGGCTGCCCAGCAGCCGTGACCTGATCGTCCGACACGGCGTCGGTCCGGTCACCGTCGCGCGCGCGATCGCACTGCTCGCCGCCGAGGGCGTCGTGGTGACCCGCCCGGGCAGCGGCACCTACGTCGCCCCGCGCCGACCGCGGCCGACCGCCGACGCACCGGACATGTCCTGGCAGGCGGTCGCCCTGGCCGGGCGCGACTCCGACACCGGTGGTTCCGACGGTACCTCGGAAACCCTGCCGGACGGTGTCATCGCGATGGCCGGCGGCTACCTGCACGAGTCGCTCCAGCCGACCAGGGCGCTCGGCGCGGCGCTGGCCCGCGCCGCCCGGCGCCCGGACGCCTGGCACCGGGCCCCCACCGCCGGCCTCGCGCCGCTGCGCGCGATCTTCGCCCGGCTGGCCGGCGGCGCGGTCGGCCCGGAGGACGTCCTGGTCACCGGCGGGGCCCAGGGCGCCCTGTCGACGCTGTTCCGCGCGATCGCCCCGCCCGGGGGCCCCGTCCTGGTGGAGTCGCCCACCTACCCGGGCGCGCTGGCCGCCGCCCGCGCGGCGGGCCTGCGTCCGGTACCCGTACCGGTGGACGACGACGGCATCCGGCCCGACCTGCTCGCCGACGCCTTCGCGATGACCGGCGCCCGGCTGATGTACTGCCAGCCGACGGTCCACAACCCCACCGGCGCGATGCTCTCCCCCGGGCGCCGCCGCCAGATCGTGGACGTGGCCCGGGCCGCCGGGGCCTTCCTGATCGAGGACGACTTCGCCCGCCACCTGGGCCACGGCGCGCCGCTGCCCCGCGCGCTGGTCGCCGACGACCGCGACGGCACCGTGGTCAACCTGACCTCGCTCACCAAGCCGGCCTCGCCGAGCCTGCGGATCGGCGCGGTGATCGCCCGGGGCCCGGTGATGCGGCGGCTCCAGGCGATGCGCCTGGTCGACGACTTCTTCATCGCCCGCCCCCTGCAGGAGGCCGCGGTCGAACTGCTCAGCACGCCCGCCTGGGACCGCCACCTGCGGACGCTCGGCGGCGCCCTGCGAGAGCGCTGCGCGACGCTGGCCGACGCGCTGGCGCACGAGGTGCCCGACTGGACGCTCACCCGGTTGCCGGCCGGAGGGCTTCATCTCTGGCTGCAACTCCCGTCCGGTTCGGCCGACTCCGCCGTCGCGGCGGCCGCCCGGGCGCACGGCGTGGCGGTGGACGCGGGCGCCCGCTACTACCCGGCCGAACCCCAGGGCAGCTACCTGCGGGTCGGCTTCGCGGCGGCCGCCGATCTGAGCGAACTCACAGCGGCGGCGAGCCGGTTGGGCGCCGTGGCCCGGGAGGCCGGCCGCCACCGCTGA
- a CDS encoding DJ-1/PfpI family protein: MQIAVLLYDRFTALDAVGPYEILGRIPGAEVVFTAVRPGPVRSDLGSLALTADATLSEVTAPDVLLVPGGPGTADLLADRAVLDWIRGVDAGTDWTTSVCSGSLLLAAAGLLTGRRATSHWIALEHLAALGAVPAPERVVVDGKYATAAGVSAGIDLALQLTGRIAGDETARAVQLVVEYDPQPPYDAGSTAKAPAELVAALRASGLAVG; the protein is encoded by the coding sequence GTGCAGATCGCTGTGCTCCTGTACGACCGTTTCACCGCCCTCGACGCCGTCGGCCCCTACGAGATCCTGGGCCGGATCCCGGGCGCCGAGGTGGTGTTCACCGCCGTCCGTCCGGGGCCGGTCCGCTCCGACCTCGGCAGCCTGGCGCTCACCGCCGACGCGACGCTGTCCGAAGTGACCGCGCCGGACGTCCTGTTGGTCCCCGGCGGGCCGGGGACGGCGGACCTGCTGGCGGACCGGGCCGTGCTGGACTGGATCCGCGGCGTCGACGCCGGCACCGACTGGACCACCTCGGTGTGTTCGGGTTCGCTGCTGCTGGCCGCCGCCGGTCTGCTGACCGGCCGCCGGGCCACCTCGCACTGGATCGCCCTGGAGCACCTCGCGGCCCTCGGGGCCGTGCCCGCGCCGGAGCGGGTCGTGGTGGACGGCAAGTACGCCACGGCCGCCGGTGTCTCGGCCGGCATCGACCTCGCACTGCAGCTGACCGGGCGGATCGCGGGCGACGAGACCGCCCGGGCCGTCCAACTGGTCGTCGAGTACGACCCGCAGCCGCCGTACGACGCCGGATCCACCGCCAAGGCTCCGGCCGAGCTGGTGGCGGCGCTGCGGGCGAGCGGGCTCGCGGTCGGATGA
- a CDS encoding MFS transporter, with translation MSTTALRAARTAPSAEPARPARGLLPVVLAATFMTALDFFIVNVAVPSVQIDLRAGPAAIQWVIAGFGLALAVGLITAGRLGDRYGRRRMFGLGLALFTLASAGCGLAPTAAALIGARVLQGLAAALVGPQVLAILRTAYSGTAQARAFAMYGLTMGVGAVFGQLIGGLLIRADILGLDWRSCFLINLPVGLAALALVRRSLPESRAPERPGLDPVGAVLVTLALTGLVLPLIEGREQGWPLWTWLCLGGSVALLAAFGAHQHRFSASPLVDTRLVRERAFTTGIAAQLVFWLGQASFFLVLALYLQQGRGLDALGAGLVFTTIGGGYLLTSTCAHRLAARLGRQVVAAGALLMTLGLALIGLAAHEVGTTGSVWWLSPGLFVDGLGMGMVIAPVTTTVLARVGPQLVGSAAGLLSTVQQVGGALGIALIGIVFYEADGFPAGFVHSVAALGVLELILAALVQLLPRRT, from the coding sequence ATGAGCACCACCGCCCTGCGCGCCGCCCGCACCGCACCGTCCGCCGAACCCGCCCGCCCGGCCCGGGGCCTGCTCCCGGTCGTACTGGCCGCGACCTTCATGACCGCCCTCGACTTCTTCATCGTCAACGTCGCCGTCCCGTCCGTGCAGATCGACCTGAGAGCCGGCCCGGCCGCGATCCAGTGGGTGATCGCCGGTTTCGGGCTGGCGCTGGCCGTCGGACTGATCACCGCCGGGCGGCTCGGCGACCGGTACGGGCGACGCAGGATGTTCGGGCTCGGGCTGGCCCTGTTCACGCTCGCCTCGGCGGGCTGCGGCCTGGCCCCGACGGCGGCCGCACTGATCGGCGCACGGGTGCTGCAGGGGTTGGCCGCCGCGTTGGTCGGGCCGCAGGTGCTGGCGATCCTGCGGACGGCGTACAGCGGCACGGCGCAGGCCAGGGCGTTCGCGATGTACGGCCTGACGATGGGGGTCGGCGCGGTCTTCGGCCAGCTCATCGGCGGTCTGCTGATCCGGGCCGACATCCTCGGGCTGGACTGGCGCAGCTGCTTCCTGATCAACCTGCCGGTCGGTCTCGCCGCCCTCGCGCTGGTACGCCGCAGCCTGCCGGAGTCCCGCGCGCCGGAGCGACCCGGGCTCGACCCGGTGGGCGCCGTCCTGGTCACCCTCGCGCTGACCGGCCTGGTACTGCCGCTGATCGAGGGCCGCGAGCAGGGCTGGCCCCTGTGGACGTGGCTCTGCCTGGGCGGCTCGGTCGCACTGCTGGCCGCGTTCGGCGCGCACCAGCACCGGTTCAGCGCCTCCCCGCTGGTGGACACCCGGCTGGTGCGCGAGCGGGCATTCACCACCGGCATCGCCGCGCAGCTGGTGTTCTGGCTCGGCCAGGCCTCGTTCTTCCTGGTCCTCGCCCTCTACCTGCAGCAGGGCCGCGGCCTGGACGCGCTCGGCGCCGGGCTGGTCTTCACCACCATCGGCGGCGGCTACCTGCTCACCTCCACCTGCGCGCACCGGCTGGCCGCCCGGCTCGGGCGCCAGGTGGTGGCGGCCGGAGCGCTGCTGATGACACTGGGCCTCGCGCTGATCGGCCTGGCCGCGCACGAGGTGGGCACCACCGGCAGTGTGTGGTGGCTCTCCCCGGGCCTGTTCGTCGACGGGCTGGGGATGGGCATGGTGATCGCGCCGGTGACGACGACGGTGCTGGCGCGGGTCGGTCCCCAGCTGGTCGGCTCGGCGGCCGGACTGCTGTCCACCGTCCAGCAGGTCGGCGGGGCGCTCGGGATCGCGCTGATCGGGATCGTCTTCTACGAGGCGGACGGCTTCCCGGCGGGCTTCGTGCACAGCGTCGCCGCGCTGGGGGTGCTGGAGCTGATCCTGGCCGCACTGGTCCAACTGCTCCCCCGCCGCACCTGA
- a CDS encoding alkaline phosphatase family protein gives MTRSTFRLAAVLCATGLLAGATVSQAYARPGEGSEHGPRRAAAQHVLLISVDGLHQSDLARYVAQHPASALARLVGNGVQYTDARATTPSDSFPGMVAQATGGSPGTTGVYYDDTYDAALLPAGTTDCRGAKPGVEVDLTEDLDRDKSALDAGQGLSGLPGSILSLTGRAADLLDPTKLPVDPRTCEPVYPHSYLQVNTIFEVAREAGLRTAWSDKHAAYDILNGPSGKGIQDLFAPEINSDAIGYPAGDDWTKDNQATEQYDGYKVQAVLNEIDGYDHSRSHRVGTPAIFGLNLQSVSTAQKLPDSDGLKGGYAAKDVPGPLLAKNLDFVDARIGELTAELRKQHLDRSTTVILSAKHGQSPDDPAALTRIDDAPILAGLNAAWKQLHPQAGDLVVHAVDDDAMLLWLSDRSQAAADFARTYLLAQSGTGTDIDKQPKPFTTGGLAKVYAGAAAADYFGVRAGDSRVPDVFGVAQYGVVYTGGTKKIAEHGGTAADDQAVPLVVSGAGTPDGVRRSAPVQTKQIAPTILSLLGLDPQALQAVRKEHTNVLPVR, from the coding sequence GTGACCCGTAGCACCTTTCGACTCGCCGCCGTCCTCTGCGCCACCGGTCTCCTGGCGGGCGCGACCGTGAGCCAGGCCTACGCCCGTCCGGGCGAGGGCTCGGAGCACGGACCCCGCCGCGCCGCCGCCCAGCACGTGCTGCTGATCTCGGTCGACGGCCTGCACCAGAGCGACCTCGCCCGGTACGTCGCGCAGCACCCGGCGTCCGCGCTGGCCCGCCTGGTCGGCAACGGTGTGCAGTACACCGACGCCAGGGCCACCACGCCGTCCGACTCCTTCCCCGGCATGGTCGCCCAGGCCACCGGCGGCAGCCCCGGCACCACGGGCGTCTACTACGACGACACCTACGACGCGGCGCTGCTGCCGGCCGGCACCACGGACTGCAGGGGCGCGAAGCCCGGAGTGGAGGTCGACCTCACCGAGGACCTCGACCGCGACAAGTCCGCCCTGGACGCCGGCCAGGGCCTGTCGGGCCTGCCGGGCAGCATCCTCTCGCTGACCGGCCGGGCCGCCGACCTGCTCGACCCCACGAAGCTGCCGGTCGACCCGCGCACCTGCGAGCCGGTCTACCCGCACTCCTACCTCCAGGTGAACACGATCTTCGAGGTGGCCCGCGAGGCCGGACTGCGGACCGCCTGGTCGGACAAGCACGCTGCCTACGACATCCTCAACGGCCCGTCCGGCAAGGGGATTCAGGATCTCTTCGCACCGGAGATCAACAGTGACGCGATCGGCTACCCGGCCGGCGACGACTGGACCAAGGACAACCAGGCCACCGAGCAGTACGACGGCTACAAGGTGCAGGCGGTCCTCAACGAGATCGACGGCTACGACCACAGCCGTTCCCACCGGGTCGGCACCCCGGCGATCTTCGGCCTGAACCTCCAGTCCGTCTCCACCGCGCAGAAGCTGCCGGACTCCGACGGGCTCAAGGGCGGCTACGCGGCCAAGGACGTCCCGGGACCGCTGCTGGCGAAGAACCTCGACTTCGTCGACGCCCGGATCGGCGAGCTGACCGCCGAGCTCCGCAAGCAGCACCTGGACCGCAGCACCACGGTCATCCTGTCCGCCAAGCACGGCCAGTCGCCCGACGACCCGGCCGCGCTGACCCGGATCGACGACGCCCCGATCCTGGCCGGTCTGAACGCGGCCTGGAAGCAGCTCCACCCGCAGGCCGGTGACCTGGTGGTGCACGCCGTGGACGACGACGCGATGCTGCTCTGGCTGAGCGACCGCTCGCAGGCGGCCGCCGACTTCGCGAGGACCTACCTGCTGGCGCAGAGCGGCACCGGCACGGACATCGACAAGCAGCCGAAGCCCTTCACGACCGGCGGTCTGGCCAAGGTCTACGCGGGTGCGGCGGCGGCCGACTACTTCGGCGTCCGGGCCGGCGACTCACGGGTGCCGGACGTCTTCGGCGTCGCCCAGTACGGCGTCGTCTACACCGGTGGCACCAAGAAGATCGCCGAGCACGGCGGCACCGCGGCCGACGACCAGGCCGTCCCGCTGGTCGTGTCCGGCGCCGGCACCCCGGACGGCGTGCGCCGGTCCGCTCCGGTGCAGACCAAGCAGATCGCGCCCACGATCCTGAGCCTGCTCGGGCTGGACCCGCAGGCGCTGCAGGCCGTCCGCAAGGAGCACACGAACGTCCTGCCGGTCCGCTGA
- a CDS encoding DUF6597 domain-containing transcriptional factor, with translation MTDPGIGRGVLRPTAAAARYELLRQDPAADLAAQVEFHWIVRWDLRGRAPHVQKVLSHPNVHLVFEEPRPTVYGVQRGVFSRRLSGAGRVLGTKFRPGAFRPLLGSPVAALADRAVPAAELFGPAVTEAGRAVLGAAEPAGMAALAEEFLRSVLPEPHPVAREVADIVALITEAPALLRVDQVAAACGLSVRTLQRLFAEYVGASPKWVLRRARLHEAATRAEEGAGIDWAALAADLGYADQAHLVRDFTATVGSPPARYARH, from the coding sequence ATGACCGACCCCGGGATCGGCCGAGGTGTGCTCCGGCCGACGGCCGCCGCCGCACGGTACGAGCTGCTGCGCCAGGATCCGGCCGCCGACCTGGCCGCGCAGGTGGAGTTCCACTGGATCGTGCGGTGGGATCTGCGCGGCCGGGCCCCGCACGTCCAGAAGGTGCTCTCCCACCCCAACGTCCACCTGGTCTTCGAGGAGCCCCGGCCGACCGTCTACGGGGTGCAGCGGGGAGTGTTCTCGCGGCGGCTCTCCGGGGCGGGCCGGGTGCTCGGGACGAAGTTCCGGCCGGGGGCGTTCCGTCCACTGCTCGGCTCCCCGGTGGCGGCGCTGGCCGACCGGGCGGTGCCCGCGGCCGAGCTGTTCGGCCCGGCCGTCACCGAGGCCGGTCGGGCCGTCCTCGGCGCGGCGGAGCCGGCCGGGATGGCCGCCCTGGCGGAGGAGTTCCTGCGGAGCGTGCTGCCCGAACCCCACCCGGTGGCACGCGAGGTCGCGGACATCGTCGCCCTGATCACCGAGGCGCCCGCACTGCTGCGGGTCGACCAGGTCGCAGCCGCGTGCGGGTTGTCGGTCCGGACCCTGCAGCGGCTGTTCGCCGAATACGTCGGGGCGAGCCCGAAGTGGGTGCTGCGCCGGGCCCGCCTGCACGAGGCGGCGACCCGCGCCGAGGAGGGCGCCGGCATCGACTGGGCGGCCCTCGCGGCTGATCTCGGCTACGCGGACCAGGCCCACCTGGTGAGGGACTTCACCGCGACGGTCGGCTCGCCGCCCGCCCGGTACGCCCGGCACTGA
- a CDS encoding TIGR03086 family metal-binding protein encodes MNENLEQTAGRSGRPVDEQLHRSLAESAAEAARIARGVTPGRLAGPTPCAGFDTRTLVNHWVLYSSHGLAHRARREQLSDELQNRDFTAAADWADAYAAELDRAVAAWAEPAVWEGGIDSGGGVTPAPEVAAMLLAELVVHGWDVARATGQDYRCSPETALAVLGVVEANAELYRRYQGFGEPVEVPATASVLTRALALSGRDPHWAAV; translated from the coding sequence ATGAACGAGAACCTCGAGCAGACCGCCGGCCGGTCCGGCCGCCCCGTGGACGAACAACTGCACCGCTCCCTGGCCGAGAGCGCCGCCGAGGCCGCCCGGATCGCCCGCGGCGTCACTCCCGGGCGACTCGCCGGGCCCACGCCCTGCGCCGGGTTCGACACCCGCACCCTGGTCAACCACTGGGTCCTGTACTCCTCCCACGGGTTGGCGCACCGCGCCCGCCGGGAGCAGCTTTCCGACGAGTTGCAGAACCGCGACTTCACCGCCGCCGCGGACTGGGCCGACGCGTACGCCGCCGAGCTCGACCGGGCCGTCGCCGCCTGGGCCGAACCCGCGGTCTGGGAGGGCGGGATCGACAGCGGCGGCGGCGTCACGCCCGCCCCGGAGGTCGCCGCGATGCTGCTGGCGGAGCTGGTCGTGCACGGCTGGGACGTCGCCCGGGCCACCGGGCAGGACTACCGCTGCTCGCCGGAGACCGCCCTGGCGGTGCTCGGGGTGGTCGAGGCCAACGCGGAGCTGTACCGGCGGTACCAGGGCTTCGGCGAGCCGGTGGAGGTGCCGGCCACCGCCTCCGTCCTCACCCGCGCCCTCGCGCTCTCCGGGCGGGATCCGCACTGGGCCGCCGTCTGA